One genomic window of Desulfovibrio subterraneus includes the following:
- a CDS encoding saccharopine dehydrogenase family protein, producing the protein MAKVLIIGAGGVGGVCVHKCAQVPEVFSDIVLASRTLSKCDAIAASVKRKTGRTITTAKVDADNVPELVQLINAHKPDIVVNLALPYQDLTIMDACLETGVPYLDTANYEPLDEAKFEYKWQWAYQDRFKDAGLMALLGSGFDPGVTNVYCAYAMKHLFDEIHELDIIDCNAGDHGHPFATNFNPEINIREVTARGRYWERGEWVETDPLSWSMMYKFPEGIGPKKCFLMYHEELESLVINIKGLKRARFWMTFSDNYLNHLRVLENVGMTGIEPVEHNGQQIVPLQFLKSVLPEPASLGGRTKGRTCIGCKMKGLKNGEVKNYFIYNICDHEACYDEVESQAISYTTGVPAMIGAMMMVTGAWKGEGVFNMEQLDPDPFMDKLNIHGLPWVVVDLDKQ; encoded by the coding sequence ATGGCAAAAGTACTGATCATCGGCGCCGGTGGCGTGGGCGGCGTTTGCGTCCACAAGTGCGCACAGGTTCCCGAAGTTTTCTCCGACATCGTGCTCGCATCCCGCACCCTGTCCAAGTGCGACGCCATCGCCGCTTCCGTGAAGCGCAAGACCGGCCGCACCATCACCACCGCCAAGGTGGATGCAGACAACGTGCCCGAGCTGGTGCAGCTCATCAACGCCCACAAGCCCGATATCGTGGTCAACCTTGCCCTGCCCTATCAGGACCTGACCATCATGGACGCCTGCCTCGAAACCGGCGTGCCCTACCTTGATACCGCTAACTATGAACCGCTCGATGAAGCCAAGTTCGAATACAAGTGGCAGTGGGCCTATCAGGACCGCTTCAAGGATGCAGGACTCATGGCCCTGCTCGGCTCCGGCTTCGACCCCGGCGTAACCAACGTGTACTGCGCCTACGCCATGAAGCACCTCTTTGACGAAATCCACGAGCTGGACATCATCGACTGCAACGCAGGCGACCACGGCCACCCCTTCGCCACCAACTTCAACCCGGAAATCAACATCCGCGAAGTTACCGCGCGTGGCCGTTACTGGGAACGCGGCGAGTGGGTGGAAACCGACCCGCTCAGCTGGTCCATGATGTACAAGTTCCCCGAAGGCATCGGCCCCAAAAAGTGCTTCCTCATGTACCACGAGGAACTCGAATCCCTCGTCATCAACATCAAGGGACTCAAGCGCGCCCGCTTCTGGATGACCTTCTCCGACAACTACCTCAACCACCTGCGCGTGCTTGAGAATGTCGGCATGACCGGTATCGAGCCCGTGGAACACAACGGCCAGCAGATCGTGCCCCTGCAGTTCCTCAAGAGCGTGCTGCCCGAACCGGCTTCCCTCGGAGGACGCACCAAGGGCCGCACCTGCATCGGCTGCAAGATGAAGGGCCTGAAGAACGGTGAAGTGAAAAACTACTTCATCTACAACATCTGCGACCACGAAGCCTGCTACGACGAAGTGGAATCGCAGGCCATTTCCTACACCACCGGCGTACCCGCCATGATCGGTGCCATGATGATGGTCACCGGCGCATGGAAGGGCGAAGGCGTGTTCAACATGGAACAGCTCGATCCCGACCCGTTCATGGATAAGCTCAATATCCATGGCCTGCCGTGGGTGGTTGTCGATCTCGACAAGCAGTAA
- the nspC gene encoding carboxynorspermidine decarboxylase, translating into MKLPNLAQLPSPCFIVDEALLERNVRILDTVQRRTGAKILLALKGFATFSTFRVLNNVLHGTCASSPHEARLGREEFGGEVHGFAAAYSDDDMREMVELCDHIVFNSFAQLERFRPVVQASPRAIEIGLRVNPQHSEGAVPIYDPCSPGSRLGIRRQHFKPDQLQGVSGLHFHTLCEQNSDALDRTLAAVEEQFGEFLHDMKWLNFGGGHHITRDDYDIDRLCRCIERAQQRYDVQVYLEPGEAVALQAGYLVGTVLDVIEADMPIAILDASAACHMPDVLEMPYRPFIIGSGQRDEKAHSYRLAGKSCLAGDVIGEYSFDAPLQSGDKVVFTDMAIYSMVKTNTFNGLQLPAIARYHSEKDELEVVRRFGYQDFRGRLS; encoded by the coding sequence ATGAAACTCCCCAACCTTGCTCAATTGCCCTCGCCCTGCTTTATTGTGGACGAGGCACTGCTGGAACGGAACGTGCGCATTCTGGACACGGTACAGCGCCGCACGGGTGCGAAGATACTGCTGGCCCTGAAGGGCTTTGCGACCTTCAGCACGTTTCGTGTACTGAACAACGTGCTGCACGGCACCTGCGCCAGCTCCCCACACGAGGCACGCCTTGGCCGCGAGGAATTCGGCGGTGAGGTACACGGCTTTGCCGCAGCGTATTCGGATGACGACATGCGCGAGATGGTGGAGCTGTGCGACCACATCGTGTTCAACTCCTTTGCGCAGCTTGAGCGCTTCCGCCCCGTGGTGCAGGCAAGCCCGCGTGCCATAGAGATTGGCCTGCGCGTGAACCCGCAACACAGTGAAGGCGCGGTGCCGATTTATGATCCATGCTCCCCCGGCTCGCGTCTGGGCATCCGCCGCCAGCACTTCAAGCCGGACCAGCTGCAAGGCGTTTCGGGCCTGCACTTTCACACCCTGTGCGAGCAGAATTCCGATGCGCTGGACAGAACGCTTGCAGCCGTTGAGGAACAGTTCGGCGAATTTTTGCACGACATGAAGTGGCTGAACTTTGGCGGCGGCCACCATATCACCCGCGATGATTACGATATCGACCGCCTGTGCCGGTGCATTGAACGCGCACAGCAGCGGTATGACGTGCAGGTGTATCTGGAACCGGGCGAGGCCGTGGCCCTGCAGGCAGGCTATCTTGTGGGTACGGTGCTGGACGTGATCGAAGCGGACATGCCCATTGCCATTCTGGACGCTTCTGCCGCCTGCCACATGCCCGACGTGCTGGAAATGCCCTATCGCCCCTTCATTATCGGCTCCGGCCAGCGTGATGAAAAGGCGCACAGCTACCGCCTTGCAGGCAAGTCATGTCTGGCTGGCGACGTGATCGGCGAATATTCTTTTGATGCACCGCTGCAAAGCGGCGACAAGGTGGTCTTCACGGACATGGCCATTTATTCCATGGTGAAGACCAATACCTTCAACGGCCTGCAGCTGCCCGCCATTGCCCGCTACCATTCGGAAAAGGACGAGCTGGAAGTGGTTCGCCGCTTCGGCTATCAGGATTTCAGAGGAAGACTTTCCTAG